A single Chloracidobacterium sp. DNA region contains:
- a CDS encoding oligosaccharide flippase family protein: MNKAEAATQSLKQQSAWLLGAKVIGFGFSFVLPLLIVRYLTQDEVGHYREAFQVIMNAIVILPLGFSMSSFYFLARETADRRGAAILNILLFNFVVGGIACVTLFLYPQLIGNIFKSAELTQLGPLIGVVIWIWVFSTFLETVAIANQEAKVATVFIVLAQFSKTLLMGSAVFLFATVESFIYAAMIQGLIQSCILFWYLKSRFPRFWTKFELGFFKDQMVYAIPFGVAGILWMLQNDIHNYFVGYKFTSAEYAIYAYGCFEVPLIAMLAESVTAVLIPRMNTLQVVGDKEEMIRLTARAMQKLAFFYFPIYAFLLITAQTFIITLFTTNYQQSASIFVINITILPFSILITDPIVRSYKELGRLFLVTRVAVLLTLVTVLYYGLEHFGLTGMITAAVGAIILEKIIAETMVIRKLGLGMHHLPLMTDVLKTAVICVAAGIVTYFVYENIKVVVETTGEHLAREIFSTQKLAILNFVGGSLVLFISAAVFAPIYLFLANLWGVIEEDEKQSVRALISRILSRRRAEPISQGDA, encoded by the coding sequence ATGAATAAAGCTGAGGCGGCAACCCAATCATTGAAACAGCAAAGCGCTTGGCTGCTCGGGGCCAAGGTCATCGGCTTTGGCTTTAGTTTCGTATTGCCTCTGCTGATCGTAAGGTACCTGACGCAGGACGAGGTCGGGCATTATCGCGAGGCATTTCAGGTAATTATGAACGCGATCGTGATCTTGCCGCTCGGGTTTTCGATGAGTTCATTTTATTTTCTGGCGAGAGAGACGGCCGACCGCCGCGGGGCCGCAATTCTAAATATTCTGCTGTTTAATTTCGTCGTCGGCGGGATTGCCTGTGTAACCCTATTTCTATACCCGCAATTGATCGGGAACATATTCAAGAGTGCGGAACTCACGCAACTCGGCCCGCTGATCGGGGTCGTTATTTGGATCTGGGTATTTTCGACCTTTCTCGAAACGGTGGCAATCGCCAATCAGGAAGCAAAGGTCGCAACCGTATTTATCGTCCTTGCACAGTTCAGCAAGACACTTCTAATGGGATCGGCCGTGTTCCTATTTGCTACGGTCGAATCGTTTATCTACGCGGCGATGATTCAGGGCTTGATTCAATCCTGCATTTTATTTTGGTATTTGAAGTCAAGATTTCCGAGGTTTTGGACGAAATTCGAGTTGGGGTTTTTTAAGGATCAGATGGTGTACGCCATCCCGTTCGGAGTCGCGGGCATTCTGTGGATGCTTCAAAACGACATACATAACTATTTCGTCGGATACAAATTCACTTCCGCAGAGTATGCGATCTACGCTTACGGTTGTTTCGAAGTACCCCTGATAGCGATGTTGGCCGAGTCGGTGACTGCGGTTCTAATACCGCGAATGAACACGCTACAGGTCGTGGGTGATAAGGAAGAGATGATCCGTTTGACCGCAAGGGCGATGCAAAAGCTTGCGTTCTTCTATTTTCCGATCTATGCCTTTCTGCTCATTACCGCACAGACGTTTATCATTACGCTCTTTACGACCAATTATCAGCAAAGTGCGTCAATATTCGTAATTAACATCACTATTCTGCCGTTCAGCATTCTCATTACTGATCCGATCGTTCGCTCGTATAAGGAGCTCGGCAGGCTGTTTTTGGTCACACGAGTCGCCGTTCTCCTGACTTTGGTGACGGTGCTCTACTATGGACTTGAGCATTTCGGCCTGACCGGAATGATCACTGCGGCGGTCGGGGCCATAATTTTGGAAAAGATCATCGCAGAGACGATGGTTATACGAAAGCTCGGGCTTGGAATGCATCACCTACCGCTGATGACCGACGTTCTCAAGACGGCTGTCATTTGCGTCGCCGCCGGGATCGTGACGTATTTTGTTTACGAAAACATCAAGGTCGTTGTCGAAACAACCGGTGAACATCTAGCTCGGGAGATTTTTTCTACACAGAAATTAGCGATATTGAATTTTGTTGGCGGCAGCCTCGTGCTGTTTATTTCCGCTGCTGTATTTGCTCCGATATACTTATTTTTGGCAAACCTCTGGGGCGTCATTGAAGAAGACGAAAAGCAGAGTGTCAGAGCCTTGATCAGCCGCATCTTATCCCGACGCCGGGCGGAGCCAATATCACAGGGCGATGCGTAA
- a CDS encoding alginate lyase family protein produces the protein MAEPLQQLKKIRGRSWDELRTRSSQVFSAYGEKLGFGEHLPDDDDFAKLIDPNLSGSEWTADALWQQFFQNSDATFFPAFKDQFRSAETFVTTFGESARINFIKTADRILEGKIDLLGFKDLNVGVEIDWHFEPISGKQSPIKHWKEFDELDSTETGDKKVLWELNRHQHFFTLGVAFWLTKDERYAVAFADQLDSWMDQNPPGQGVNWASSLEVAYRAMSWLWAFQLFRHAEAFSIEIFAKALKYLYLHGRHIERYLSKYYSPNTHLTGEALGLYYLGTQMPFLTRAEHWRKVGEDILMEEVTRQIYDDGVYFEQSTWYQRYTVDIYLHFVVLRAAFNNEPSGAPTTELEQRLEAALEFMMFVTRPDGTTPIIGDDDGGRLLPLTGAAPDDHRGTLAAGAALFGRGDIKAIAGSASQEVFWLCGPNGLLSYSTLIVDEPQQTSKAFRTGGYYAMRDGWLNSDNYLLIDCGEVGAMSGGHGHADALAIDMALQGKTLLVDSGTYTYHESKEMRDYFRSTKAHNTLTVDDRSSSEPGSYFSWKSKADASANEWLSNDRFDFFEGEHDGYRRLEKPTDHSRSVLFLKQDYFLIRDFVKTTGVHEHSLNFHLDNAERPVLDTEGDFAAGDNWRIFAFGDGGRWQQDEGSISNIYGKKTVAPFLRFVAKGSGSQEFFSFILPGDFAVKPEVTELEIEGGRAFAIFYRGYTDLIVYADNAGKMVRTELFDTNFRFTWARVGPGESVPQEYVLVGGNRFEIDGFEVIGNSPSINSASIRRFGNDLYVRGEKDAFRISLPHTNPTNL, from the coding sequence ATGGCTGAACCGCTACAACAACTTAAGAAGATACGGGGACGCTCTTGGGACGAATTGCGCACCCGCAGCAGTCAGGTGTTTTCGGCCTACGGCGAAAAGCTCGGTTTTGGCGAACACCTGCCGGATGATGATGATTTCGCAAAGCTCATCGATCCGAATCTGTCCGGATCCGAATGGACGGCAGATGCATTGTGGCAGCAGTTCTTTCAAAATTCCGACGCAACATTTTTTCCTGCCTTTAAGGATCAGTTTCGCTCAGCCGAGACATTTGTAACTACATTCGGCGAGTCGGCGAGAATTAATTTCATAAAAACGGCGGACCGCATTCTGGAGGGTAAGATCGACCTGCTTGGGTTTAAGGATCTGAACGTTGGCGTCGAAATCGACTGGCATTTTGAACCGATCTCCGGGAAACAGTCCCCGATCAAACATTGGAAGGAGTTTGACGAACTCGACAGCACCGAGACCGGCGATAAGAAGGTGCTGTGGGAACTTAACCGGCATCAGCATTTCTTCACTCTCGGCGTCGCCTTTTGGTTGACTAAAGATGAGCGATACGCTGTTGCATTTGCCGACCAACTTGATAGTTGGATGGATCAAAACCCACCCGGACAAGGCGTTAATTGGGCGAGCAGTCTGGAGGTCGCATATCGTGCGATGTCCTGGCTATGGGCGTTTCAACTGTTTCGCCACGCCGAGGCATTCTCGATCGAGATCTTTGCAAAGGCTCTCAAGTACCTTTATTTGCACGGGCGACACATTGAGCGTTATCTGTCGAAGTATTACAGTCCCAATACGCACCTGACGGGCGAGGCACTCGGCCTCTATTATCTCGGCACTCAAATGCCGTTCTTAACGCGGGCCGAGCATTGGCGCAAAGTCGGCGAAGATATCTTGATGGAAGAGGTGACGCGTCAGATCTACGATGACGGCGTATATTTTGAGCAGAGTACGTGGTACCAGAGATATACGGTCGATATCTACCTCCATTTCGTGGTTTTGCGTGCCGCATTTAACAATGAACCGAGTGGCGCCCCCACGACCGAACTTGAGCAGCGTCTGGAGGCTGCACTCGAATTTATGATGTTCGTGACGCGTCCGGACGGGACGACGCCTATCATCGGTGACGATGATGGCGGACGACTATTGCCGCTCACGGGTGCCGCACCGGACGATCATCGCGGAACTTTGGCCGCGGGAGCGGCGCTGTTCGGTCGCGGTGATATAAAGGCGATCGCGGGCAGTGCCTCACAGGAAGTTTTTTGGCTGTGTGGGCCAAACGGCCTTTTGTCGTACTCGACACTAATTGTTGATGAACCCCAGCAGACCTCAAAAGCGTTCCGTACGGGCGGCTATTATGCGATGCGCGACGGTTGGCTAAACTCTGACAACTATTTGCTGATCGATTGCGGCGAGGTCGGGGCAATGTCCGGCGGACACGGACACGCCGACGCACTCGCGATCGATATGGCACTCCAGGGTAAGACGCTTCTTGTCGATTCGGGAACCTACACTTACCACGAATCAAAGGAAATGCGTGACTATTTTCGATCGACCAAGGCACACAATACGCTGACAGTCGATGATCGCTCGTCATCTGAACCTGGTTCCTACTTTAGCTGGAAGTCAAAAGCCGATGCTTCGGCAAACGAATGGTTGTCGAACGATCGCTTCGACTTTTTTGAGGGCGAACACGACGGTTATCGAAGACTCGAAAAACCGACAGATCACTCACGAAGCGTGCTATTTCTCAAACAGGACTATTTTCTGATACGCGACTTTGTAAAGACGACGGGCGTCCACGAGCACTCACTTAACTTTCACCTCGATAATGCAGAACGTCCGGTCTTAGATACTGAGGGCGACTTTGCCGCGGGTGACAATTGGCGAATATTCGCCTTTGGTGACGGCGGCCGATGGCAACAGGACGAGGGTTCGATTTCAAATATTTATGGCAAAAAGACGGTCGCACCGTTTCTGAGATTCGTCGCGAAGGGCAGTGGGTCACAAGAGTTTTTCTCGTTTATCCTGCCGGGCGACTTTGCGGTCAAGCCTGAGGTGACTGAACTCGAGATCGAAGGCGGGCGAGCATTCGCGATATTCTACCGCGGTTACACAGACCTGATTGTTTACGCGGACAACGCCGGAAAAATGGTCCGGACCGAACTTTTTGATACAAATTTTCGATTTACGTGGGCTCGTGTCGGCCCGGGCGAAAGCGTGCCGCAAGAATATGTTCTGGTCGGCGGCAACCGTTTTGAGATCGACGGCTTTGAAGTGATCGGAAATTCGCCATCGATAAATTCTGCATCGATCCGTCGTTTCGGCAACGACCTTTACGTGCGAGGCGAAAAAGACGCGTTTCGTATTTCGTTACCGCATACCAATCCTACTAACCTCTAA
- a CDS encoding glycosyltransferase, with amino-acid sequence MKKRVLQFIGSFHQGGSERQALGLTGQLVADAQFDVYAATLNKEGVLLAEAEAIGLPEIPEYKLTSFFNTHFVRQVRACAAFLRENRIDIVHTHDFYTNIFGMAAATLAGVKGRVASKRETGEMRSRPQDIVEMIAFGRANAIVANSEAVREYLAARSIPTAKIHVIHNGLDVDRFVSRTIDCGEFGLPAGRRFVTLVANLRHRVKNVPMLLRAAVEVTAHFNDVDFVIAGEGELTDEMKALTRELGVSGRIHFIGRCTDVPGLLSVSSACVLTSVAEGFSNSILEYMAAGKPVVATKVGGAAEAIIEGETGYLVESDDDGTMARRLTELLQDEGESSRLGDNGRKTAEAKFSLAARLESTIALYSSILDK; translated from the coding sequence GTGAAAAAAAGAGTCCTACAGTTTATCGGTAGTTTTCACCAGGGCGGCAGTGAGCGCCAGGCTCTCGGACTGACCGGGCAACTCGTTGCCGATGCTCAATTTGATGTGTATGCCGCGACACTCAATAAGGAAGGTGTCTTGCTTGCCGAGGCCGAAGCGATCGGTTTGCCGGAAATACCGGAATACAAACTGACATCTTTTTTTAATACGCATTTCGTCCGGCAGGTTCGGGCTTGTGCCGCGTTTTTGCGTGAAAATCGGATCGACATCGTCCATACACACGATTTCTATACCAACATTTTCGGTATGGCGGCAGCAACGCTTGCGGGGGTTAAGGGGCGTGTAGCATCAAAGCGCGAAACGGGCGAAATGCGTTCGAGACCACAGGATATAGTTGAGATGATCGCCTTTGGCAGGGCAAACGCGATCGTCGCAAATTCGGAAGCAGTGCGTGAGTATTTGGCCGCACGATCGATTCCAACCGCCAAGATCCACGTTATTCACAACGGCCTGGACGTCGATCGATTTGTGAGTCGGACCATCGACTGCGGTGAATTCGGCTTGCCAGCCGGACGAAGATTTGTGACGCTTGTCGCTAACTTGCGGCATCGCGTTAAAAATGTGCCGATGCTGCTACGGGCGGCCGTCGAGGTGACCGCACACTTCAATGACGTTGACTTTGTTATTGCCGGCGAGGGCGAACTTACGGATGAGATGAAGGCACTGACGCGTGAACTTGGGGTTTCGGGCCGGATCCATTTCATTGGCCGATGCACGGACGTTCCCGGACTCTTGAGCGTCTCATCAGCGTGCGTTCTAACGTCGGTTGCGGAGGGGTTTTCAAATTCGATACTCGAGTATATGGCCGCGGGAAAGCCGGTAGTGGCGACAAAGGTCGGCGGTGCCGCTGAAGCCATCATCGAGGGAGAAACAGGGTATCTTGTCGAGTCTGATGATGATGGGACGATGGCTCGACGATTGACCGAACTGCTGCAGGACGAGGGTGAAAGCTCGAGGTTAGGCGACAACGGGAGGAAGACGGCCGAAGCTAAATTCTCACTAGCTGCCCGGCTCGAAAGCACGATCGCGTTGTATAGTTCGATATTGGACAAATAA
- a CDS encoding bi-domain-containing oxidoreductase has protein sequence MKQVIRKGLKDIIVDEVTDPMVSANHVLVRPFYSLISAGTETADIHTDSLVKEVADNPGHLQTVWNVMKKTDPISTFNEIRAKFEDYAVLGYSGAGVIVEKDAKVGDLKIGQRVAYGGEGTGHGETINVGRNLIARVPDNVTFQEACFTTLGAIAMNAVRLADIKLGDVVAIIGLGLVGQLTAQLVRCQGGVAVAIDLDADRVKIATDTGAEYGLIASDTVVDEVKALSGGRGADRVIVAAASKSAKPLQDGVSMACDRGKVVMVGACPIDIPRAEMYIKELSFIVSRAYGPGSYDPTYEKQGVDYPISYVRWTENRNMEEFLRLVSNGIVNVKPLISHEFDLDDAPKAYSTVMDAGSKSLAVVLKYASVSETDAVAAYAPKRKVVVSTDPITDGDIRFAIVGAGNLAKWAHLPALKKIAGAKLHAVHSNSGARGKAYAKRFGASYASSDLAEILGDKDIHAVIIASRHKDHAAQAIAALEAGKHVFIEKPMAVTVEECRAINAAVESSGKRLMVGFNRRFAPFYTEMKQNLKGRSSPVVISTRMNSPGIQNGWAAEPAQGGVILGEGCHFIDLMHWLLESEPVSISAYGMGEHNIAASIKFDDGSIGNFIYTVIGSESSGGELVEVFAPGVGLTSEDFKSLSVKKKTRKNSTKMFAAKGYDDQLASFVTSIRTGAETEITVRDGIRATLGCLLMIRSAQTGEAVDFDLNEAL, from the coding sequence ATGAAACAAGTTATCCGAAAGGGATTAAAAGATATTATTGTTGATGAAGTGACCGACCCGATGGTCTCGGCTAACCACGTTTTGGTTCGGCCGTTCTATTCGCTGATTAGTGCCGGCACCGAAACTGCCGATATTCATACAGACAGCCTCGTAAAGGAAGTTGCCGACAACCCCGGACACCTTCAGACGGTCTGGAATGTAATGAAAAAGACCGATCCTATCAGCACATTTAACGAGATCAGAGCAAAATTCGAAGATTACGCGGTACTGGGATATTCCGGAGCCGGAGTGATCGTCGAAAAAGACGCAAAAGTGGGCGATCTCAAGATCGGTCAACGAGTCGCGTATGGCGGCGAGGGAACCGGACACGGCGAGACGATCAATGTCGGACGAAATCTGATAGCGCGCGTGCCCGACAATGTGACATTTCAGGAAGCTTGCTTTACCACTCTTGGTGCGATCGCGATGAATGCGGTCCGTCTTGCCGACATAAAGCTAGGCGACGTGGTGGCGATCATCGGTCTCGGCCTGGTGGGACAACTAACAGCCCAACTCGTCAGATGTCAGGGCGGTGTAGCGGTAGCGATCGATCTCGATGCCGATCGGGTCAAGATCGCTACGGACACCGGGGCAGAATACGGTCTGATCGCCAGTGACACGGTCGTGGACGAGGTCAAAGCTCTCTCGGGCGGGCGGGGTGCCGATCGCGTGATCGTGGCCGCTGCGTCGAAATCAGCCAAGCCGCTGCAGGACGGCGTCTCGATGGCGTGCGACCGGGGAAAGGTGGTAATGGTCGGAGCGTGCCCGATCGACATTCCACGAGCCGAAATGTACATAAAAGAATTGAGCTTTATCGTGTCGAGAGCCTACGGCCCTGGCAGTTATGACCCGACTTACGAGAAGCAGGGCGTCGATTATCCGATCTCATATGTGCGTTGGACCGAGAATCGGAATATGGAGGAATTTTTGCGGCTTGTTTCCAACGGCATAGTCAACGTAAAGCCACTGATCAGTCACGAATTCGACCTCGACGATGCTCCGAAAGCGTATTCGACGGTGATGGATGCCGGTTCTAAGAGTCTCGCGGTCGTGCTGAAATACGCATCCGTGTCGGAGACGGACGCGGTTGCCGCATATGCGCCGAAACGCAAGGTCGTCGTGTCGACCGATCCGATCACGGACGGTGACATTAGATTTGCTATCGTGGGTGCGGGAAATCTAGCAAAATGGGCTCATTTGCCGGCTCTCAAGAAGATCGCGGGGGCCAAGTTGCACGCAGTTCATTCAAACAGCGGAGCGCGCGGTAAGGCATACGCCAAGCGGTTCGGAGCGTCCTACGCGAGCTCTGATCTGGCTGAGATACTCGGCGATAAAGATATCCACGCAGTGATCATTGCCAGTCGTCACAAAGATCACGCTGCACAGGCGATCGCTGCTCTCGAGGCGGGCAAACACGTATTTATCGAAAAGCCTATGGCGGTTACCGTCGAGGAATGCCGTGCGATCAATGCGGCCGTCGAGTCGAGCGGTAAGCGTCTAATGGTCGGGTTTAATCGGCGATTTGCACCGTTTTATACGGAGATGAAGCAGAATTTGAAAGGGCGATCGAGCCCGGTTGTGATCTCGACCCGAATGAACTCGCCGGGAATTCAGAACGGTTGGGCTGCTGAACCGGCACAGGGCGGCGTCATTCTAGGTGAAGGATGCCATTTCATCGACCTGATGCACTGGCTGCTGGAGAGCGAACCGGTCAGCATTTCGGCTTATGGTATGGGCGAACATAACATCGCGGCGTCTATCAAGTTTGACGATGGATCTATTGGAAATTTCATCTACACTGTGATCGGAAGCGAGTCGTCGGGCGGTGAATTGGTCGAAGTATTTGCTCCCGGAGTCGGGCTGACAAGCGAAGATTTCAAGTCACTCAGCGTCAAAAAGAAGACTCGTAAGAACAGCACAAAGATGTTTGCCGCAAAGGGTTATGACGATCAACTTGCGTCTTTTGTTACGAGTATCCGCACCGGAGCCGAGACAGAAATAACCGTCCGTGACGGTATTCGTGCGACGCTCGGCTGTTTGTTGATGATCCGCTCTGCACAGACCGGCGAAGCGGTTGATTTTGACCTCAACGAGGCACTCTAA
- a CDS encoding glycosyltransferase family 4 protein, translating into MHVLQLGPYPPPEGGINRNILAIRADLAAGGHKTSIIATSRSSRIALEDDVYHPSSPFALIRLLLSLKRDVTHLHVGGTISARDLGLVLFTALLSRGPCVLSLHSGGYPQTKEGLAAGRWSIRGFIFRMFDRVVVVNEQLREVFLKYGVSPRNVSVILPYVNELPDNDVEMPSDLQSFIENHGPFLLTVGLLEPEYDIDMQIDALESVVQTNPQVGLVIVGSGSLESGLRAQIESKSYRESIFVAGDVPHEITLRLIERADILLRTTRYDGDAISVREALFLDTPVIATDNGMRPNGVKLIPVGDRAELETAIDTIAAVKRHKRRPETNDRSNIQAVIDVYTDVASQ; encoded by the coding sequence ATGCACGTCTTGCAGCTCGGGCCATACCCGCCGCCCGAGGGCGGTATCAATCGCAACATTCTTGCGATCCGGGCGGACCTTGCTGCGGGCGGCCATAAAACATCAATAATCGCAACATCACGCAGTTCGCGGATCGCCTTGGAAGATGACGTTTATCATCCGAGCTCGCCGTTTGCGTTGATCCGGCTTTTGCTTTCATTAAAACGCGATGTCACCCATTTGCACGTTGGCGGCACGATAAGTGCGCGGGATCTTGGACTCGTTTTATTCACGGCACTCTTATCCCGCGGCCCGTGTGTCTTATCGCTGCACTCCGGTGGTTACCCCCAAACGAAAGAAGGGCTTGCGGCAGGGCGTTGGTCGATTCGGGGCTTTATATTCCGGATGTTTGACCGGGTCGTGGTAGTTAATGAGCAGCTACGAGAAGTTTTTCTAAAATACGGAGTGAGCCCTAGAAATGTCTCGGTGATACTGCCGTACGTGAACGAATTGCCGGACAACGATGTCGAGATGCCGTCGGATCTGCAAAGCTTCATTGAGAACCACGGTCCGTTTCTGCTCACGGTCGGACTGCTCGAACCTGAGTACGATATCGATATGCAGATCGATGCCCTGGAAAGTGTGGTCCAGACGAATCCGCAAGTCGGTTTGGTGATCGTCGGATCCGGTTCGCTCGAGTCGGGCCTTAGAGCACAAATTGAATCAAAGAGTTATCGCGAGAGCATCTTTGTCGCCGGCGACGTGCCGCACGAGATAACGCTCCGACTAATAGAACGCGCCGACATACTTCTTCGGACCACACGCTACGACGGTGATGCGATCTCCGTTCGTGAAGCACTGTTTCTAGACACACCGGTGATCGCCACCGATAACGGTATGCGCCCCAATGGCGTTAAACTCATCCCCGTGGGCGACCGTGCTGAACTCGAAACCGCAATTGACACCATAGCCGCGGTTAAACGTCACAAACGGCGCCCGGAAACGAACGATCGCAGCAACATTCAGGCAGTGATCGACGTCTATACTGACGTGGCTTCGCAATGA
- a CDS encoding glycosyltransferase family 39 protein codes for MNIIPIITSRQKLVIALAILTFVVLAIGSVLTHRPQIDEGMFADPARNLVEHGSFGTTSLETDGSPLLRIEKRTYWVMPVFLLNVAGSFEAFGFGMTQLRIVSVLWGLVLLGAVYLIVFQISRDRTVAAVALVIAACDYMVLETASSGRMDMMSSSLGFFAIALYLLLRERNLFAAVLVSHTVMTLDGLTHPNAIMAWLGLVFLTIYYDRTRLRLVHIALAAIPYLIGGLAFGYWVMLDFAAFRSQFIDNATMGGRMQGFTSPVMNILREFTERYPHAYGLKAVSSGHSGPIYLKSVILIGYIAGIVGVVWVSELRKKYAPLIVLAAVYSAILAILDGQKQTTYLIHVVPLFAIFAAAITTWLWRIRPALRLPVAAVFALVLFISAGGMAYRISENTNAHYYRPMTEYLNANAKNGELVMGGSELIFGLDPQVVHVADGRFGFYSKKRPEFIVTDSAVEDSLEQSERLFPAFFEYFPKLLREEYAITYENAAFKVYRRNH; via the coding sequence ATGAACATCATTCCAATAATTACAAGCCGTCAAAAGTTGGTCATCGCTCTGGCGATCCTGACATTCGTCGTGCTTGCGATCGGCAGCGTTCTAACTCACAGACCGCAGATCGACGAAGGGATGTTTGCCGATCCGGCGCGCAATTTGGTCGAGCACGGATCATTCGGCACGACCTCGCTTGAGACTGACGGTTCACCTCTGTTGCGGATCGAGAAACGCACGTATTGGGTTATGCCGGTCTTTCTGCTGAATGTTGCTGGATCGTTCGAGGCTTTTGGCTTTGGGATGACCCAACTCCGTATCGTTTCGGTTTTGTGGGGACTGGTGTTGCTCGGCGCAGTGTATTTGATCGTATTTCAGATATCACGTGACCGCACTGTTGCCGCGGTGGCATTGGTCATCGCCGCCTGTGATTATATGGTCCTTGAAACCGCGTCCTCAGGCAGGATGGATATGATGAGTTCGTCGCTTGGATTTTTCGCCATCGCTCTGTATCTGCTTTTGCGTGAGCGAAACCTGTTTGCCGCCGTTCTGGTGAGCCATACGGTTATGACATTGGACGGATTAACGCACCCGAACGCGATAATGGCTTGGCTCGGGCTCGTGTTTCTAACGATCTATTACGACCGGACGCGGCTTCGGCTAGTACATATTGCGTTGGCTGCGATCCCTTATCTGATCGGTGGACTGGCATTCGGTTACTGGGTAATGCTGGACTTTGCGGCGTTTCGTTCGCAGTTTATAGACAATGCCACTATGGGCGGTAGGATGCAGGGCTTTACGTCTCCGGTGATGAATATACTCCGCGAATTTACCGAAAGGTATCCGCACGCGTACGGATTAAAAGCGGTCTCGAGCGGCCACAGCGGTCCGATCTACCTTAAGAGCGTGATACTGATTGGCTACATCGCCGGCATTGTCGGCGTTGTTTGGGTAAGCGAGCTTAGAAAGAAATATGCACCGCTGATCGTGCTGGCAGCCGTGTACTCGGCCATTCTCGCGATTCTCGACGGCCAAAAGCAGACAACTTATCTGATCCACGTTGTGCCGCTATTCGCGATATTTGCCGCAGCAATAACGACCTGGCTTTGGCGAATTAGACCCGCATTGCGATTGCCCGTCGCCGCGGTCTTTGCCTTGGTGCTGTTCATATCCGCAGGTGGAATGGCTTATCGCATTTCGGAGAATACTAACGCTCATTACTATCGGCCGATGACCGAGTATCTCAATGCGAACGCAAAAAACGGTGAGCTTGTGATGGGCGGATCAGAGTTGATATTCGGACTGGATCCACAGGTCGTTCACGTCGCGGACGGCCGCTTCGGATTCTATTCAAAAAAACGGCCGGAGTTTATCGTGACGGATAGTGCCGTCGAGGATTCGCTTGAACAGTCCGAGCGGCTATTTCCAGCTTTCTTCGAGTACTTTCCAAAACTGCTGCGTGAGGAATATGCCATCACATATGAGAATGCGGCTTTCAAAGTATATCGCCGAAATCACTGA